AATAACTTGAGGAGGATAACCGCCGCAATCGCGGACAAAACGAACTGAAGGATCGAGTAGATCTTTCTCCACTTCGAAAGAGGAGGATCAAATTTTCGTAATGTTTCCCGATTTACTTGCGGGATCTTCCTCGGGCCCCCCATAGAATCCGGTCTCCAATCCGGTTTTTTGAATAGTACGAATATCTTATCCTTCCATGAAGCTGCTTGTCCCGTCAATCGCCAGAGCTCCGCATAGACGTGTAGATTCGCGGAGATCGGATCGAACGTCCCCAATTGAGTCGTGAGTCCGTAATTCGGTTCCTGTTTTTCCTCAGCGAAAGTGCCGAACCACTTGTCCCAAAGTATCAGAATCCCGCCATGATTCCTGTCCAGATATTCCGGATCCTTTCCGTGATGGACCCGGTGATGCGAAGGAGTGAGCAGGTATTTTTCCATCCATCCGAGTTTTCCGATCAATCGAGTATGCACCCAAAACTGATAGATTTTCAGGATTCCGTGGCAGACCAAAAACATCCACCAGGGAACACCCGCGAGCGCCAGAGGTAGATTGAAAGCGTATTCGAAGATCCTCTGAAAACTACACTGCCTTAGGGCAACGGACAGATTGAATTCCTCGCTAGAATGATGAGTAACGTGACAGGCCCAAAGGAAATGGATTTCATGGGTGGCCCGGTGGAACCAATAATAAATGAAATCCACCGCGAGAAGGACGATCAGCCAGGAAAAAGCCTCCTTAGGCAGGAATTCCCAACCGTTAGCACCTTTGTGAAACGGAGAACCTGTCGGTATTTCCGGAACGCCGAAAAGACTCTGGAGAGAAAAATGAGTGCGGGTGACTTCGTATACCCACAGAGCAGCTACGGTCACGAAGACTCCGGTGAGGGAAAAAAGGATTCCGGTTCCCAAATCCGTGATCGTATCGTTCCATCTGTAGACCTTTCTTTTTTTCCCTACAAACGACTCGACAAGAATCAGAATCAGGAAAAACGGCACTGCCGCATCGATCAAAGATTCTCCCATTTGCCCTCCTGTCGGACGATGCATTCCTTTTTACTTGGCTGCGTTCAGGAATTTGGAGATCTTTCGGATCAAAAATCTCGGAGAAATTCTTACGGACTGGGCCAGAACCTTGTTCGCCAAACCGGAAATGACGACGACCTTTCCGAATTTCACTCCTTCGTATCCGAGTCTCGCGACCTCTTTCGGATCGCTCATCGGGACGTGGTTTAGAATTTTGGAGGAATCCATTTCCGCTTTTTTAAAGAACTCCGTTTTGGTCGGCCCCGGACAAAGGCAAGTAACCGTCACGCCTTCCTTTTTCAACTCTTCAGAAATTCCTTCGGAAAACGAGAGAACGTACGCCTTGCTCGCGTAATAATCCGACATCATCGGCCCGGGTTGAAACGCGGCTGTGGAAGCAACGTTCAGTATTTTTCCGGAATGTCTATCTATCATATCCCTCAAAAAAAGATGGGTAAGAGCCACGAGAGAAACCACATTCACTTGGATAAGGGAAAGTTCCTCTTCCAAGTCCAGTTTATCGAAGCGGCCGTTCGTTCCGAAGCCCGCATTATTGACGAGCAGATCCACAATCGCTTTCTTTTTCCTGGCGAATTCGTAAATCTTCTTCGGAGACTTGGGATCGGACAGATCCATAACCAATATGTCCGCCTGAGCGCCCATACTCTCCAGCTCTTTCTTGACTTTGGTCAAAGCCTTGGAATTCCGAGCGACAAGGATCAGGTCATAACCGTCGGACGCAGCTAATTTCGCGATTTCATAACCGATCCCGGCGCTTGCCCCGGTCACTACGGCCGTTTTTTTCATGATTTCCGCCTCCTAAACGTTTCGCTCCGGATCTATCCGGAGGCGAGGGCAATACTATGCGAAATCAACGGATAGGGAAAGAATAAAAATTAACGGAACGAGCGATCCGATCACGGTGGAAAAAGACTTTACGAATCGGTTTTAAAGGGAAGGATCCGATCGCGTATGATACGACTGTACGGATACCCCATCAGCAATTACTCCAATAAGGTGAAACTCTTCTTACTCGAAAAAGGTTTGGATTTCGAAGAAATCCGAATCCCGTATTCCCAAGACGAGGAGTTTTTACAAAAGAGTCCTATGGGAAAAATTCCGTTTCTAGAATCGGATGGAAGGTACCTGTTCGAATCCGGTCCCATCATACAATGGATCGAGGACTCTTTTCCGGAATCCAAGAAACTGTTTCCGAAGGATCCTTTCGAAGCGGCCTTCGTGCGTTCGATGATCGTCATTATCGAGAATTACATCGACCTACCTGCGAGAAAAATCTATACTCCCGGATTACAACGGAAGCCCGTTCCGGAAGAGACTATCCTGGAGGCAAAACGCGAAATGGAACGGGGAACTGCAGCCTTGGCAAGAATCGTCAGGTTTTCTCCGTTTATCGCGGGATCGGAAATGACTGCCGCCGACTGTGCCGCATTTGCGACCCTTCCTCTCGTGATCGATAATGTGAGCGAATGGCTCTCTCCCTGTCCGGTAGAAAACCTGCCAGGATTGAAGCAGTATCTGGAAATGATGAATTCTCTGCCGGGACCGGCAAAGGTCGAAAAAGCAAGAACGACGATCATGAGAGCGTTACGCAGAAGCAAAAAGTAGATTCTTCGAAAACCCGTGAACCTTTTGTTTTGTGCACTGCGATCCGAATCCGAAAGACATTTTGCATATAAAATTCCGATCGGATTCGTTTTCAAAAAATCTGGTTGACTCTCGTCGTTCTAAAATTAACCTTCGAGAGGCCTTATGGAAGCAGAGAAAGTCATTTCCGTCCCCATTAAAGAACTTCCTCACTTAAAAGTGATCCTGGCAGGTTGGTACAATTTCCTTAAGGATAGCTACGATCAGAAAAAAATCGACGCAGGCGCTTTCAAAGATTCTTTGAAAACGAGCGTGGTTTATAATATAGATTTGGATCAGATCGAATTGCTTCTTTCGGGAACGGAGCAGTTGCTCCAAAACTTTCGGAAGAATCTTTCCTAAACTTTCCGTTTTCTATCAATCGATCCGCAACCGGAAATTCCTGGAAACGGAATCCCATTCTTTCAAGCAGTTAAGTCATACAATTTAAGCAGAGCCTCCGGTTCGGGCTCCCTCCCTAAAAATTTATGGAAGAGAGTCATCGCGTTTTCCGAACCGCCCTTTTCCAGAATCTCCCTTTTGTAATCGGCGGCCAAACTCGAATCAAAAATCCCTTTGTCCAAAAAGGAGAAAAACGCGTCCGCAGCTAGGAGTTCCGCCCATTTGTAGCTGTAATACCCTGCCGCATATCCTCCGGAGAAAATATGGGAAAAACCGTTTTGAAATTTGTTATAGACCGGCGGTCGTAAAACTCCGACCTCTGTCCTGACCTGATCCAGGATTTTCTGCACTTCCTCTTCCGAATATTTTCCGGAATGGATTCTCATATCGAAGATCCCGAATTCCAATTGCCGAACGACCCCGAGACCCGCTAGGAAATTCTTGGTCGCTTTCAGTTTTTCGACCAAGCTCTTCGGCATTTCCCGATCGGTCTTGTAATGAACGGCAAAGAAGCGGAGAACTTCCGGTTCATACGCGAAGTTTTCCAGAAACTGAGAAGGGAATTCCACCGCATCCCACTCCACTCCGTTAATCCCGCTAACCGGAGGCTCCTCTACTTTCGCGCAAATGTGATGCAGAGTGTGACCCATTTCGTGGAAGAAAGTCACCACGTCTCCGTGTTTCAACAGGGAAGGAGAATCGTCCTTGGAAGGAGGAAAATTGCAGACCACGAAGGCGGAAGGCAAAACGACCCCCTCGGAAAGACGATTGCGAGTGGCCCAATGATTCATCCAGGCGCCGCCTTGTTTGCCCTTTCTCGCTTCCAGATCCAGATAAATTCTGGCGACGATTTCCGATCCGATTTTTAAGGAGTACACTTCGACCTTCGGATCCCAAACGGCGGCCTCTACTCTTTCGAAATCGAAGCCGAATAATTTGCGAAAAAAGGAAAAGGCCCCGTTTATGACCCTAGATTTTTCCAAATAGGGTCTCGTCTCCTCTTCGTCGAAATCGAAGAGGCGCTTCTTTAATTTTTCGGAAACGTACGCCATATCGAAGGCTTGAAGGTCGTTTATCCCTAACGTATCAGCGAATTCGGACAATTCCCGAAATTCCCGCTCGGCAAAGGGCTTGGATTTTTTCCCCAAATCCTCCAGAAAATCCAGAACCTTGCGCGGGGATTCCGCGACCTTCGTTGCGAGGGAATATTCCGCGTAATCGGAATATCCTAGAAGTTTCGCCTCCTCGTCTCGGAGCGCTAGGATTTCCTCGATCAACTTTCCGTTTTGCGGAGCCCTAGTGACGTACGCTTTGTAGAGATCCTTTCTTTTTTCCCGATTGGAGCCGTAGGTCATATAAGAGATATAGCTAGGATATTGCAGCGTAAACGTGTAGGTCCCGTCCGGATTTCTGTACAATTCCTTATCCGATTCCGGGATTTCCCGCACATCATCCTCGGACCCTATCTTCAATTCGTATTCGTTCGTCGCGTCCAAAAGATTCTGAGAAAATCGATTGTCCAGATCGGATAGACTCAGCTGGATCTCCTGCAACCGTTTCTTTTTGTCCTCCGGAAGGCCTACCCCGCCTAACTTGAAATGAAGGATGCCGTCTTCGAGGACCTTCTTTCTAGGTTGGCTCAGTACGTTTTTTTCCTTCTCGTAGATTTGCATATAGGCTTCATGCAATGCCTCGTTTTGACCCAGATCGGAGTAAAATTCGGTAACTACCGGAAGGAGTTCGGAATAATTCTTTTTGGATTCTTCGTCGTTCTTTACGCTATTCAAATGGGACAATGCGGTAAAGTCCAGATGGAGTTCTTGCAAAAGATCGTTTAAGGGAGAAACCAAGGTTTCATAGCGGGGAGATTTTTGGGCCAACAAATCGGATACTTTTCCCCGAATCCGAGACACCTCTTCTCGAATGGTATCGGCTAACTCCCGCAAGGGCACATTCGGAAACTCTTGAAAAGGAAGGGGTCTGTCCATCGGGAACAGATTTCCCGAAACGGTAAAAAGCCGCACTCATTTTTGCGGATCTCTTGACAAGTAGAGCGAGATGCATTCCAATTCCGACTGGAAATCGAAGCGATGAATCGACGACCACTCCTACTTCTATTGATCCTCGCCTTCGGATCGCAATACGATTGCACGGAGACAAGCCTACCGGTATTTCCCGTTTCAGAAGGAGCATGCCAAAGTAACAACCTCCCCGTCCTGGTCCAACCCGAAGAAGATATCCGCGCGGGCAACGATCTCTTAGCTACGTATTGCAAAGCGGACATAACGCCCCAAGGTTTCGAACTGAGGATCTCGTACGTATTTCGGGACGAATCGCATCCGAATGTTTGGAAGGACAAGATCTATCGGATTTATAGAAAATTCAAGTACGGTCGAACCATGGACATAGAATCCGTACTCGTGAGGTGGAAGGCGAACGGAGACTTGGAAGAAATCGACTTGAAGAACGTCTACTCTAACGATCAAGTTTTCCGAAGCGATCCGGTCCGGCACTACGATTCCGTATTAAAGCCTACAAGAATGGAATTCCGTAACCTTCGTCCCGTCCTGTTCGTAAACACATGGAATCATATGTTCGGGGAAAAGGACACGAATCCACAGTTACCTAAAATGGAAATCCTGGACACGGAGCTCAGATACGGTTCGCGGGAATCTCTGGACGGCTATTTCCGAGGAGACAATTGAAAAAGCCTTTTCCGAGGGGCCCGAAGGAAAATCCTAGGAGAAACTAAAGGAAAAAGGCAGGAGCTCCATGGCACAAATCCCAACAAACCCCTTTGCGGAACTTGCACCGAAAACTCCGGTGGATACCGGTAAGGTCAAAAAGGGGATTTACGGACGTTATCTAGAAGAATTTACGGAAGGCGCGATTTTCGAACACCCAAGGGAATTGACCATAGACAGGGCATTTGCCCAAGAGTTCGCCACCACTTTTATGGAAGCGAATCCTCTTTTTCTTTCCGCTCCTTATGCCCAAGCTCACGGATTTAAAGACCTACTGGTTTCTCCTTTGATGGTATTCAACGTAGCTCTCTCTTTGGGAGTCCAAAACGATTCCGAAAAAGCGTTGGCGAATCTAGGATACTATGACGTCCAATTTCTGAAACCTGTATACCCCGGCGATACGTTATCCGCCAAAACCAAAGTGCTAAAAGTGGACGACAAAGGTCCGGATAAACCAGGGATCGTTCATGTTCGCACGATTTGCCTGAACCAAAACCGAGAGTTGGTTCTGCAATATGAAAGAAAGATCATGATCTACCAATCCAATGGAAAACCGAAAGGAACTCCGAAGCCGGTAGTCAAAGAAGCGTTCTTTCCCGAGACGGACAGTCCGAAAATCGAACTCCCGAACCTGAAATTTCCGAAAGGGTTCGAAACCGCGACTTGGTCGGACACTACCTTCGAAAATTTCGAAGCGGGACAAATCTACGTCCACCAGAACGGAAGAACCATCACCGACGAACACTTCCCTTGGACGTACCGGGTCGGGAACACCCACCCTCTCCATTACGACAAACTGTATTCCGCCGGAATTTCCGGACCGATGGGCGGCGAACCCGTAGTTTATGGAGGACTCGTATTCGCTTGGTTATGCGGTCTTGCGTCCCGCGATACCACCGAAAACGTTCTTTGGGATCTGGGATTTACGGAAGGATACCATACCCAACCTTCCTTCAGCGGAGATACGGTGACCGCAATTTCCAGAGTGCTTGCCGTGAAGGATCGCGGAACCGATTTCGGAATTCCGGCCGGAGAAGTGCATATCCAATTCATCGGATTGAAAAACATCAAGGCAAACGATGCGTTCGAGAAATTCGGAGAAGAACTTTTCCTAAAGGAAAACGATAAGAAGAAACACGGTAAGGAAAAATTGCCGGAAAAAATCTTCGAGATCGAAAGAAAGATCATCGTCAAGAGAAAAGGCTGATTCTCTCACCTTTCTGTCGGCGGAGAATTCGTTTTTCGTCGACTTCCTTCCTTTTTTCCGGAGCAACATCCTTTCTTAGGATTTTTCCAGAGTGGCGCTCATCGAGCCCTTGGACACCGCCATTCTAGGATCCGGTCCGTATTCCAAAATCAATTCCTGGATATGCTCCGCATGTTCGAATTCTCCGGAATACACCACTGTTTTCTTTTGCGTATCCACTTCCACGGCATGATGAAAGGCCTGCTCCATAGTCATGACGCAGACTTCCATCAGCATTTCGATCACATAGTCGTACGTATGTTCGTCGTCGTCCCAGAGAACTACTTTCCAAGGTCCTCCCGTTTTTAAGGGATCCTCGACTCTAGTCTCTTCGATAACGGGTGTTTGGGACATTCTCGATCTTCCCTAAAGCAGTATTTCGAAAAGATTCCTCTGATTTCCGCTCTGGAAGGCTATTTTAGCCGGATCGCTTTCTCTGCCAGTTCTACTATGTTTTTTGCCCTTAGGCCGAAATAATCCAGAAGTCCGGACCAGGTACCGGATTTTCCGAATGTATCCTTCATACCGAGTTTCAAGACTCGAACAGGGTATTCTTCGGAAAGAAATTCGCTGACCGCGGATCCTAAGCCGCCCACTACGTTATGCTCTTCGCAAGTCACGACGCATCCGCAAAGTTTCGCGTATTTCAGAATGGCTTCCTTATCAATGGGTTTGATCGTAGCCATGTTCAATAAGGTGGCGTGCATCTGACGGGATTCCAGCTCTTTTACGGCGATCATCGCTTCGTTCACCAAAACTCCGTTTGCGATGATTAGGACGTCCTTCCCTTCCTGCATGACCTCGGCTTTGCCGATTTCGAATTTGTAATTCTCTCTCTGGATTACGGGAACATTAGGTCTTCCCACCCGAACATACACAGGGCCTTTGTACTCGGCGATCGTTTTGATGATCTGCTTGGTTTCGTTATAATCCGAGGGGCAGATTACGACCATTTCCGGAATCACGCGCATCGTGGCAAAATCCTCGATGCACTGGTGGGAAGCGCCGTCCTCCCCCACCGTCACACCCCCATGGGATGCCACTAATTTCACGTTCAAAAACGGATACACTACGCTGTTCCGTACCACTTCCCAGGCTCTCCCCGAAAGGAACATTGCAAAAGAGGAAGCAAAAGGCACGTAGCCGGCTAGAGCCAGTCCGGCCGCATGTCCGACTAGGTTTTGCTCCGCAACTCCCACGTTGAAAAATCGATCCGGGTAGGATTTGGCGAATTTATTCGTTTTCGTGGATCCGGACAAATCCGCATCCAAAACCACGATGTCCTTCCGCTCTGCTCCTAATTCATGAAGAGCGTCGCCGTAACCGTCACGGGTTGCTTTTTGGTCAGAAGTGGAAACAGAAGGTGCACCCATCAGCCTTTCAATGCCTCTGCTTTATCCGTTTTTTCCCACGTAAACGTCTCTCCGCTTCTTCCGAAGTGGCCATAAGCGGCAGTCTCACGGTATTTTCTTCCCGGTTCCAGTAGCTTCAAGGAATCGGTGATTCCTCTTGGAGTTAACTTGAAATTCGCACGGATCCGTTTTACGATTTCCGCCTCGGATAATTTTCCGGTTCCGAACGTGTCCACATGGACGGAAACAGGTTCTGCAACCCCGATCGCATACGCCAATTGCACTTCGCACTGAGAAGCGAGTCCCGCTGCGACCACGTTTTTAGCGATGTATCTTCCCATATATGCCGCAGATCGGTCGACTTTGGAAGGATCCTTTCCGGAGAAGGCTCCTCCTCCGTGGCGGCCATAACCGCCGTACGTGTCTACAATGATCTTTCTTCCGGTCAGTCCCGTATCACCGTGCGGTCCGCCGATGATGAATTGTCCAGTCGGATTGATGAAGAATTTCGTATCTTTCAGGAAATTTCCCGGAATCACTTTTTTAATGCACTCTTCGATGACCGATTCTTCGATTTTTTTATGAGCCACTTCGGGAGTGTGTTGGGTGGAAATTACCACGGTATCCACTCTCACCGGCTTGCCGTCCTTGTATTCCACGGTTACCTGGGACTTGGCATCCGGGCGGAGCCAGCTCAGTTTTTTATCGTGTCTCAGTCGGGCAAGAAATTTGACCAGTTCGTGGGAATAATAAATGGGCATGGGCATCAGTTCCGGCGTCTCGTCGATGGCGAAGCCGAACATCAAACCTTGGTCGCCCGCTCCCTGCTCCTTGAACAATCCTTCTCCTTCCGTAACTCCTTGGGAAATATCAGGACTTTGGGCGTGGATGTGAGTGGAAACGACTGCGAAATCCGCATCGAAACCCATGGAAATATCCGTATAACCTATATCGCGGATCACGCCTCTTGCAAGTTCGGCGGCGTCTACCTTGCCTTTGCTAGTCACTTCTCCCGCAACCACGACGAGATTAGTAGTCACCAAAGATTCGCAGGCGACCCTAGATTTTGGGTCCTGGGCCAGATACGCGTCCAAAATCGCGTCTGAAATTTGATCGCAAACCTTGTCCGGGTGGCCTTCCGAGACCGATTCCGAAGTAA
This genomic stretch from Leptospira fletcheri harbors:
- a CDS encoding sterol desaturase family protein gives rise to the protein MGESLIDAAVPFFLILILVESFVGKKRKVYRWNDTITDLGTGILFSLTGVFVTVAALWVYEVTRTHFSLQSLFGVPEIPTGSPFHKGANGWEFLPKEAFSWLIVLLAVDFIYYWFHRATHEIHFLWACHVTHHSSEEFNLSVALRQCSFQRIFEYAFNLPLALAGVPWWMFLVCHGILKIYQFWVHTRLIGKLGWMEKYLLTPSHHRVHHGKDPEYLDRNHGGILILWDKWFGTFAEEKQEPNYGLTTQLGTFDPISANLHVYAELWRLTGQAASWKDKIFVLFKKPDWRPDSMGGPRKIPQVNRETLRKFDPPLSKWRKIYSILQFVLSAIAAVILLKLFKQDAISAEYFSVVGAWIIFSFYCIGLLLEGRKNALAWEGVRLLSVPFLLGYFLFRSGILFRV
- a CDS encoding SDR family NAD(P)-dependent oxidoreductase — protein: MKKTAVVTGASAGIGYEIAKLAASDGYDLILVARNSKALTKVKKELESMGAQADILVMDLSDPKSPKKIYEFARKKKAIVDLLVNNAGFGTNGRFDKLDLEEELSLIQVNVVSLVALTHLFLRDMIDRHSGKILNVASTAAFQPGPMMSDYYASKAYVLSFSEGISEELKKEGVTVTCLCPGPTKTEFFKKAEMDSSKILNHVPMSDPKEVARLGYEGVKFGKVVVISGLANKVLAQSVRISPRFLIRKISKFLNAAK
- a CDS encoding glutathione S-transferase family protein; the protein is MIRLYGYPISNYSNKVKLFLLEKGLDFEEIRIPYSQDEEFLQKSPMGKIPFLESDGRYLFESGPIIQWIEDSFPESKKLFPKDPFEAAFVRSMIVIIENYIDLPARKIYTPGLQRKPVPEETILEAKREMERGTAALARIVRFSPFIAGSEMTAADCAAFATLPLVIDNVSEWLSPCPVENLPGLKQYLEMMNSLPGPAKVEKARTTIMRALRRSKK
- a CDS encoding M3 family metallopeptidase, yielding MDRPLPFQEFPNVPLRELADTIREEVSRIRGKVSDLLAQKSPRYETLVSPLNDLLQELHLDFTALSHLNSVKNDEESKKNYSELLPVVTEFYSDLGQNEALHEAYMQIYEKEKNVLSQPRKKVLEDGILHFKLGGVGLPEDKKKRLQEIQLSLSDLDNRFSQNLLDATNEYELKIGSEDDVREIPESDKELYRNPDGTYTFTLQYPSYISYMTYGSNREKRKDLYKAYVTRAPQNGKLIEEILALRDEEAKLLGYSDYAEYSLATKVAESPRKVLDFLEDLGKKSKPFAEREFRELSEFADTLGINDLQAFDMAYVSEKLKKRLFDFDEEETRPYLEKSRVINGAFSFFRKLFGFDFERVEAAVWDPKVEVYSLKIGSEIVARIYLDLEARKGKQGGAWMNHWATRNRLSEGVVLPSAFVVCNFPPSKDDSPSLLKHGDVVTFFHEMGHTLHHICAKVEEPPVSGINGVEWDAVEFPSQFLENFAYEPEVLRFFAVHYKTDREMPKSLVEKLKATKNFLAGLGVVRQLEFGIFDMRIHSGKYSEEEVQKILDQVRTEVGVLRPPVYNKFQNGFSHIFSGGYAAGYYSYKWAELLAADAFFSFLDKGIFDSSLAADYKREILEKGGSENAMTLFHKFLGREPEPEALLKLYDLTA
- the lsa23 gene encoding surface adhesion protein Lsa23 translates to MNRRPLLLLLILAFGSQYDCTETSLPVFPVSEGACQSNNLPVLVQPEEDIRAGNDLLATYCKADITPQGFELRISYVFRDESHPNVWKDKIYRIYRKFKYGRTMDIESVLVRWKANGDLEEIDLKNVYSNDQVFRSDPVRHYDSVLKPTRMEFRNLRPVLFVNTWNHMFGEKDTNPQLPKMEILDTELRYGSRESLDGYFRGDN
- a CDS encoding MaoC family dehydratase codes for the protein MAQIPTNPFAELAPKTPVDTGKVKKGIYGRYLEEFTEGAIFEHPRELTIDRAFAQEFATTFMEANPLFLSAPYAQAHGFKDLLVSPLMVFNVALSLGVQNDSEKALANLGYYDVQFLKPVYPGDTLSAKTKVLKVDDKGPDKPGIVHVRTICLNQNRELVLQYERKIMIYQSNGKPKGTPKPVVKEAFFPETDSPKIELPNLKFPKGFETATWSDTTFENFEAGQIYVHQNGRTITDEHFPWTYRVGNTHPLHYDKLYSAGISGPMGGEPVVYGGLVFAWLCGLASRDTTENVLWDLGFTEGYHTQPSFSGDTVTAISRVLAVKDRGTDFGIPAGEVHIQFIGLKNIKANDAFEKFGEELFLKENDKKKHGKEKLPEKIFEIERKIIVKRKG
- a CDS encoding ATP-dependent Clp protease adaptor ClpS; this encodes MSQTPVIEETRVEDPLKTGGPWKVVLWDDDEHTYDYVIEMLMEVCVMTMEQAFHHAVEVDTQKKTVVYSGEFEHAEHIQELILEYGPDPRMAVSKGSMSATLEKS
- a CDS encoding transketolase family protein — encoded protein: MGAPSVSTSDQKATRDGYGDALHELGAERKDIVVLDADLSGSTKTNKFAKSYPDRFFNVGVAEQNLVGHAAGLALAGYVPFASSFAMFLSGRAWEVVRNSVVYPFLNVKLVASHGGVTVGEDGASHQCIEDFATMRVIPEMVVICPSDYNETKQIIKTIAEYKGPVYVRVGRPNVPVIQRENYKFEIGKAEVMQEGKDVLIIANGVLVNEAMIAVKELESRQMHATLLNMATIKPIDKEAILKYAKLCGCVVTCEEHNVVGGLGSAVSEFLSEEYPVRVLKLGMKDTFGKSGTWSGLLDYFGLRAKNIVELAEKAIRLK
- the metK gene encoding methionine adenosyltransferase — its product is MSLKDFIFTSESVSEGHPDKVCDQISDAILDAYLAQDPKSRVACESLVTTNLVVVAGEVTSKGKVDAAELARGVIRDIGYTDISMGFDADFAVVSTHIHAQSPDISQGVTEGEGLFKEQGAGDQGLMFGFAIDETPELMPMPIYYSHELVKFLARLRHDKKLSWLRPDAKSQVTVEYKDGKPVRVDTVVISTQHTPEVAHKKIEESVIEECIKKVIPGNFLKDTKFFINPTGQFIIGGPHGDTGLTGRKIIVDTYGGYGRHGGGAFSGKDPSKVDRSAAYMGRYIAKNVVAAGLASQCEVQLAYAIGVAEPVSVHVDTFGTGKLSEAEIVKRIRANFKLTPRGITDSLKLLEPGRKYRETAAYGHFGRSGETFTWEKTDKAEALKG